The DNA region AAGAGGTTTCTGCAGCTACGGAAGAACAGTTAGCTTCTATGGAAACCATTTCTTCACACTCACAAGATTTAAAAGTTTTAGCGGATAAATTACAAGAAATAGTTAATGAGTTTAAAGTAAACTAATGAGTTGAGGGGCTAATTTAAAGCCCCTCAACTCATTTTAGCTTGTTGACAAATTTTATTTTTTAAAGAAGGAAATGTTTTGAATGTATAGAAAGATTTATAATAACTTAAATAGTAAATTTTACGAATATTTATAGAGAGGTGTATAAAATGGATGATAGACAATTAAAAAAGCTAGTGATTTATTATTCTCTAGAAGGAAATACAGAATTTATAGCTGAAAATATTGCAGATGTGATTAATGCAGATATTTTAAAATTAAAGACTGAAAAAGAAATTAGTACTCATGGGCTTATGAGATATTTTTTGGGTGGGAAACAGGTTGTTTTAAAAGAAAAGCCTAAATTATTTCCTCTTGATAAAAATCCTGATAATTATGACGTGATTTTTATAGGCACACCTGTATGGGCTGGTACTTATGCTCCAGCTTTTAATACATTTTTTGATACCATTAAACTAAAAGACAAGTATATAGCGTTATTTTGCTGTTATAGTGGCAAAAGCTCAAGCACTTTTAAAAATATGAGAAAAGAATTAAAGGATAACCAGATACTAGGGGAAATAGGTTTTAGAGATCCATTAAAATATGATAAAGAACAAAATGCAAATAAAGTTAGACAATGGGCTGAAGATATAATTTCAAAGATTAATAAATAAGCCGAAGGACTTTAGTCCTTCGGCTATTATTTTGCATACATTTCTATAATTTTTAAAATAACTTCAACTGCTTTTTCCATTGCAAATGTTGGTATATATTCATATCTTCCATGGAAGTTATGTCCTCCAGTAAAGATATTAGGAGTAGGAAGTCCCATAAATGATAATCTTGCTCCGTCTGTACCACCTCTGATAGGTACAACTATAGGAGTAACTTCTACAGCTTTCATTGCCTCAATCGCAGTATCCACAACATGTTTTACTTCTTCAATTTTTTCTTTCATGTTATAATATTGGTCTTTTATTTCTATTTCAATAGTATTATCACCGTATTTATTATTTAATTTGTTAGCAATTTCTTCTACTAATTTTTTTCTCTTTTCAAAATTATTTCTATCAAAATCTCTGATTATATAATAAAGTTCAGTTTTTTCAACGCTTCCTTTTATTGAGATTAGATGATAGAAACCTTCGTATCCTTGTGTATGTGCAGGAGTTTCAGTTTCAGGAAGCATATTTATAAATTCATTTGCAATAAGCATTGAGTTTTTCATTTTATCTTTAGCACTACCAGGGTGTATATTTATACCATTTATATATATTTTTGCACTTGCTGCATTGAAATTTTCGTATTCAAGCTCTCCTATTGCACCACCATCTATTGTGTAAGCAAAGTCAGCATTAAATTTTTTTACATCAAAATGGTCTGCACCTCTACCCACTTCTTCATCAGGAGTAAAAGCAATACGAATAGTACCATGTGGTATTTCAGGATGATTTATTAAGTATTCCATTGCAGTAATTATCTCTGCAATTCCAGCTTTATCATCTGCTCCAAGAAGTGTATTACCATCGGTAGTTATGATGTCTTTACCTATGTAATTTCTTAATTCAGGATAATCGTTAGGAGATAAAATTATATTTTTTTCCTTGTTAAGGATAATATCTTTGCCATCATAATTTTTCACTATTTGAGGATTAACATTTTTTCCAGGCATTTCTGGGCTTGTATCCATATGAGCGATAAAACCTATAGTCGGTATGTTACCTTCTACATTAGCAGGAAGTGTAGCCATTACATAACCATTTTCATCTACAGAAACGTCTTTTAAGCCTATTTCTTCTAATTCTCTAGCAAGTTCTTTAGCAAGAACCATTTGACCATTTGTAGTTGGAACAGTAGTAGATTCCTCGTTAGATCTTGTGTCGTACTTTACATATTTTAAAAACCTTTCTACAACTTTTGACATATTAAACCTCCTTATAACTATTATAATATTATATTCTAAAAGTATTATACTTCTATTTAACTAATATTAAAAGTACAGGCTGTAGACAAAATAGAACTATAATGATTGAAAAAAGAACAAAATCTTCGATTTAAATAAATTTAGGAAGATTTTGTTGAAATCCATAAACGGAAATTATATTTAAAATTATCCACAACTTAACGAGGTATATAATTTCCTATGGATTATAAAAGCGGATAATTACAAAGCTTTAGCAAAGAAAACTTGATGAAGAATTTCAGAAAAATCCGTAGGCTTAACAGGACATTAAGCCAGCATCCTACAAGACAGGATGTCTTGATTAGGTGCGTTAGGATTTTTGGAAATTATGAATTTTAGTTTTCTCTAAAGGTTTGTCTATGAGCATTATTTTTTCAACTCATTAAGAAATATAACTTTATTAATAAACTGAGAGTATTAATTATTTTAAGAAGCAGGAGCTTCATATTGTATTCCTGTTATAACTAAATTTTTTTCCTTCATTAAATCAATAACTTTTCCATTATCATTTGAAATTATTCTTACCTTTGGTCTTAATGGGAAATTTGGCATAATATCTTCGACTACTGCAATTTCTCCATTACTTAATTTAACAAGAGTTCCAACAGGATAAGGAATAATTTTGCTAGAAAAAGTTTTTACCATTTCAAAATCAAAGTGACTTCCACCATTTGCATATATATATTCTAAAGCTTCATTTGGCGGCATAGCTTGTCTATATGGTCTATCTGAAGTTAAAGCATCATACACATCTGCTATGGCAACTATTTTTGACAATTTATTTATTTCATTGCCTGATAGACCTTGAGGATATCCCGAACCGTCTACTTTTTCATGATGTTGAAGGGTAATAATTCTTGCAGTTCCAGGTATGTCTATACTAGTTTTAAGATATTCGTAACCTTTAGCTGCGTGTTCTTTTATAATTTCAAACTCTTCTTTTGTCAATTTTCCTTTCTTTAATAAAATTTCTTTAGGAATAATGGTTTTACCGATATCATGTAGCATTGCTCCTAAACAAAGATTTTTAAGCTCTCCTTTGTTTAGCTTCATTTCAATACCAAGAACTAAAGATAGTACTGCAACATTGATACAATGCTGATATGTATAATTATCTGTACTTTTTATATCTATCAAGTTTACTATAACATGTTTGTTTGAAAGGATATCATTAATGATATCTTCTGAAATTTTTCCTAAAAATTGTAGATATTCATCTCTTTTTTGATTGAACTTTTTTATTTGAGATTTGTTTTGGATTGGATTTTCATTCATATACTTAGTAAACTTTTCGAAATGAGCAAAAGCTTCTTTTACTGCAGAAATAGCCTTATTTCTTAATTCGGGCTTTATTACATCTTCAAGCTCGACGTCGGAAAATTCATCGTCAATATACACTGAGCGTATGCCCATTTCGTTAATTCTGTTTAAAATTTTTCTTGTAAGAGTAGCACCTTTTTTCAGTAAGATTCTTCCTTCATCATCATATATATGTTTTCCTAATTTAGCACCTTCTCGTACATATACTACAGGCATAAATCTCATATTTTATAACTCCTTTTCCTATATTTATAATTTGAACTTTAAATAAATTATTTTTCTAATGACTAAAAATGAAAGTGAATAATTACAAAATTTCAGCTATTTTTTTGCTAGCAATCTGTATACATATATATTAACATATATGAACATATTTTTCTAAATTTTTAAAAAGAATAAAATCTCCGATTTAAATAAATTATAAGGAAGATTTTGACTATATCCATTACGGAAATTATATTTAAAATTATCCACAATTTAATAAGGTTTATAACAACACTGGCATGTAAGCATGCCAGACAAAGTTTCAATAAAATCAACATTAAATAAGATTTTATTATAATTTCCTATGGATTATTAAAAAGTTCTCTATTTATACTTCTAAAAATCTAGGTTTGGTGATATAATATAATACGAACATATGTTCTGTAAAAAATAAGGAGGGATTAAAGTGCTGAATAAAAATTCTAAGATAATTATGCATATTGATGTCAATTCGGCATTTTTATCCTGGCAGGCAGCATATAATAAGCAGATTGGTATAGAGGTAGATTTAAGAGAGATACCGTCAGTAGTAGGAGGTAGACAGGAAACAAGACATGGTATAGTGTTGGCTAAGTCTATACCTGCAAAAAAGTTTGGAATAAAAACCGGTGAAAGTATAATGGAAGCAAGGAGCAAATGTAAGGATTTAGTTGTTGTGCCACCTAATTATGGACTGTATATTAAGTGTCATAATGCGTTGATATCTTTACTCCAGGAATACTCTCCTAAAATTTCAGTATTTAGTATAGATGAGTGTTTTTTAGATTTTACGGGGATGGAAGAGCATTTTGGGAACCCTATAGAGGCTGCACATGAAATAAAGGATAGAATATATAGAGAACTTGGTTTTACAGTAAATATAGGGATTTCAGTAAATAAACTTTTGGCTAAACAGGCAAGTGAATTCCAAAAGCCTAATAAAGTACATACACTTTTTCCAAATGAAATAAAAGATAAGCTTTGGCCACTGCCTGTTGAAGAACTGTTTATGGTAGGATTAAAGACTAAGAAAAAACTTAATAAAATAGGAATATATACTATAGGGGATTTGGCAAACAGCGACTATAATCTTATTTTATCGAAGTTTAAATCTCATGGAAGATTAATATATAGGTACGCTTGGGGAATAGATTATTCAAATATAAAATATACGAATTATATACCTTTTAAAAGTGTAGGGAATGGAAGTACACTTTCTTTTGATGTAAATGATAGGCAAACAGCTTATAAAATACTTTTGAGTTTAACAGAAACAACTACTAGAAGACTTAGGCAGGCAAATATGCAGTGTAGTGTAGTATCTATTGGGCTAAAAACATCTGAATTTAGTTATTTAAGTCATCAGAAAAAACTACTATCTCCTACAAATTCAACAAATGAAGTATATGAAGTAACTAAAGCTTTATTTGATGAGTTATGGGACGGTTCATATATAAGATATTTTAATGTAAGATTGTCAGAACTTATTTCGGATGATATAACTCAGCTTACGATATTTGATAGAAATGACAGACAAAAACTTGAAAAACTAGATAGGGCAGTAGATTTTATAAGAGATAAATATGGAGATAAGGCAGTAATGAGAGCGACATTTTTACATAGTGGTCTTAAATCTATGGTGGGTGGTTTTGGAGCAGAGGAATATCCTGTTATGACGAGTATGCTTTGATAGTTTGTATGGTAGTTTACATTGAAATGGAGGAATATTTTATGAAAGTGTTAAATCATCCTATAGATATGATTGCTGTATTTGAATCGGATACTGGGAAAATAACTCCGTTTAAGTTCAGATATAAGGATATTTCTGTTAAGGTACAAAAAATATTAAAGACATATGAGGAAAAGATAGCAGGGAATAGGAGAATAGTTTTTGTTTGCATGCATAATGAAAAAGACGTATACGAAATCAAATATGAAGTAGATACGTCTAAATGGTTTTTGTTTAAGAAATAGATTTGCCTTGAATTTCCTGTGAAAATCTTAAAATATATTGGTATAATGTAAATAGATGGAACAAGCGAGAGGATGGGGTGATTTTATGCTAAAAAAAGGACTAATATTTGCATTTATAGTTACTATTATGACAGTTTTATCTGTATTAGGGTTATTGTACTTTAAGTCATATGAGCCCCAGAATATCGCTAAGGCCTATCCTCAAAATGAAGCTAATATTGTGATAGAAGATATAGCACTTAAATCAGATGTATATTCTGTGATAGAAGGCGATAGAATATATATTCCTGTTGACATTATAAGAGAGTATTTAAATTCAGGTATTGTGTTAGATGAAGATGACAATAGGTTATATTTAGAAATTAAGAATCCTATATTTAATCTTGAGACACAAAAGTTAGATAATATGATTAAAGACGGTGTGAAGCTAAATTTTCTTACAGTTAATATAGATGGTAAACAGTATTTAAATATTCGAGGGCTTGAAAAAATATTTGATATAAATGTAAATTATATTCAAGAAACCAATACTTTAATAATAGACAGACTCAAAGATATTATTAAAGTTGGGAAGATTAGGTCTAATACCTATCTTAGACCTAAAAAATCTTCTTTTAGTTTTGTAATGGACAAGCTTCAAGAAGGCGACGAAGTAATAGTTTTTGAAGAAAATGAAAAATGGCTTAAAGTAAGGACGCAAAAAGGTTATGTAGGATATGTTCAAAATAAGGTAGTTGATATAAAAGTAGAGAATGTGAAGATAGATAGAAAAATTAATAATATTAGACAGAATGTAAAGATAGATGGAAAAATAAATTTAGTTTGGGATTATGTGTATAAGTATTCTAAAGATTTATCAAAGGAAAATAAGATAGAAGGACTAGATATAATATCTCCAACTTGGTTTTCGATTGATTCAAATGGGTATATAATAAACAACGGAGATTTTAGTTATGTTAATCAAGCACATAAAAAAGGATATAAAGTATGGGCTCTTATAGATAATCAGTTTAATAGGGATTTAACAAAACAATTTTTGAAAAGTGGACAAGCACAAGAAAATTTAATAAAGCAATTAGTTGTATATTCAAGTATATATGATTTAGATGGAATAAATATAGATTTTGAAAATGTATATTATGAAGATAAAGATAAACTTACAGAATTTGTAAAAAAGCTTACTGAAGCTTTGAAGCAGCAGAACATAATAGTTTCTATGGATATGACTATACCTTCAACAAATCCAAATTGGTCTAAGTTTTATGATAGAAAAAAATTAAGCAAAATATTAGATTATTGTATAGTTATGACCTATGATGAACATTGGGCAACAAGTCCTAAAAGTGGTTCTGTAGCTTCAATAGGATGGGTAATAAATGGAATAGAAAATAGTCTTAAATATATACCAAAAGAAAAGCTAATAATGGGATTACCTTTTTATACAAGACAGTGGGAAGAATATAAAGATAATACAGGAAGACTTAGAGTTAAATCAAAGGTATTAACTATGGAAGATGTAGAAAAGATAATAAAAGAGAACAATCTAGAAGTAATTTGGCTAAAAGAGGCAGGACAGTATTATACAGAATACTTCAGAGAAGGGAAAAAATATAGAATATGGATAGAAGATGATAAATCTATAGAGCTTAAAGCTAAGATGGTTTACAGATATGATTTAGCAGGTGTTGCAAGTTGGAGAAAGGGGTTTGAAAAAGAAAGTATTTGGACAGTTTTAAATGATATTATAAAAT from Caloranaerobacter ferrireducens includes:
- a CDS encoding flavodoxin family protein, whose product is MDDRQLKKLVIYYSLEGNTEFIAENIADVINADILKLKTEKEISTHGLMRYFLGGKQVVLKEKPKLFPLDKNPDNYDVIFIGTPVWAGTYAPAFNTFFDTIKLKDKYIALFCCYSGKSSSTFKNMRKELKDNQILGEIGFRDPLKYDKEQNANKVRQWAEDIISKINK
- the pepT gene encoding peptidase T encodes the protein MSKVVERFLKYVKYDTRSNEESTTVPTTNGQMVLAKELARELEEIGLKDVSVDENGYVMATLPANVEGNIPTIGFIAHMDTSPEMPGKNVNPQIVKNYDGKDIILNKEKNIILSPNDYPELRNYIGKDIITTDGNTLLGADDKAGIAEIITAMEYLINHPEIPHGTIRIAFTPDEEVGRGADHFDVKKFNADFAYTIDGGAIGELEYENFNAASAKIYINGINIHPGSAKDKMKNSMLIANEFINMLPETETPAHTQGYEGFYHLISIKGSVEKTELYYIIRDFDRNNFEKRKKLVEEIANKLNNKYGDNTIEIEIKDQYYNMKEKIEEVKHVVDTAIEAMKAVEVTPIVVPIRGGTDGARLSFMGLPTPNIFTGGHNFHGRYEYIPTFAMEKAVEVILKIIEMYAK
- a CDS encoding HD-GYP domain-containing protein; this encodes MRFMPVVYVREGAKLGKHIYDDEGRILLKKGATLTRKILNRINEMGIRSVYIDDEFSDVELEDVIKPELRNKAISAVKEAFAHFEKFTKYMNENPIQNKSQIKKFNQKRDEYLQFLGKISEDIINDILSNKHVIVNLIDIKSTDNYTYQHCINVAVLSLVLGIEMKLNKGELKNLCLGAMLHDIGKTIIPKEILLKKGKLTKEEFEIIKEHAAKGYEYLKTSIDIPGTARIITLQHHEKVDGSGYPQGLSGNEINKLSKIVAIADVYDALTSDRPYRQAMPPNEALEYIYANGGSHFDFEMVKTFSSKIIPYPVGTLVKLSNGEIAVVEDIMPNFPLRPKVRIISNDNGKVIDLMKEKNLVITGIQYEAPAS
- a CDS encoding DNA polymerase Y family protein, with translation MLNKNSKIIMHIDVNSAFLSWQAAYNKQIGIEVDLREIPSVVGGRQETRHGIVLAKSIPAKKFGIKTGESIMEARSKCKDLVVVPPNYGLYIKCHNALISLLQEYSPKISVFSIDECFLDFTGMEEHFGNPIEAAHEIKDRIYRELGFTVNIGISVNKLLAKQASEFQKPNKVHTLFPNEIKDKLWPLPVEELFMVGLKTKKKLNKIGIYTIGDLANSDYNLILSKFKSHGRLIYRYAWGIDYSNIKYTNYIPFKSVGNGSTLSFDVNDRQTAYKILLSLTETTTRRLRQANMQCSVVSIGLKTSEFSYLSHQKKLLSPTNSTNEVYEVTKALFDELWDGSYIRYFNVRLSELISDDITQLTIFDRNDRQKLEKLDRAVDFIRDKYGDKAVMRATFLHSGLKSMVGGFGAEEYPVMTSML
- a CDS encoding glycosyl hydrolase family 18 protein, whose translation is MLKKGLIFAFIVTIMTVLSVLGLLYFKSYEPQNIAKAYPQNEANIVIEDIALKSDVYSVIEGDRIYIPVDIIREYLNSGIVLDEDDNRLYLEIKNPIFNLETQKLDNMIKDGVKLNFLTVNIDGKQYLNIRGLEKIFDINVNYIQETNTLIIDRLKDIIKVGKIRSNTYLRPKKSSFSFVMDKLQEGDEVIVFEENEKWLKVRTQKGYVGYVQNKVVDIKVENVKIDRKINNIRQNVKIDGKINLVWDYVYKYSKDLSKENKIEGLDIISPTWFSIDSNGYIINNGDFSYVNQAHKKGYKVWALIDNQFNRDLTKQFLKSGQAQENLIKQLVVYSSIYDLDGINIDFENVYYEDKDKLTEFVKKLTEALKQQNIIVSMDMTIPSTNPNWSKFYDRKKLSKILDYCIVMTYDEHWATSPKSGSVASIGWVINGIENSLKYIPKEKLIMGLPFYTRQWEEYKDNTGRLRVKSKVLTMEDVEKIIKENNLEVIWLKEAGQYYTEYFREGKKYRIWIEDDKSIELKAKMVYRYDLAGVASWRKGFEKESIWTVLNDIIKLNNKDIGISVISFNGLN